TTtgcatatgtattttatttttttattaattttaataattataaaactatttgacataaaatgaatatttagaaattttaagtattttaATGTCTTTTGGaggaaattttatatttccccTACATCAAACATCCCATCATCTTATTTTTACCCATAAGTCAGCAAAATCGTAATGCGGAAGGTGCGTGCTTTTTCTGCAGCCGCACAAAAGTCTGTATCCACTTGACTGGGGAATATACATCAGTGGTTTAATtcctttgaaaaaaaaataattgtaaaaaataatatgatagAACATGAGGCTGAAAAACGTTCACATactatatacatacatatgtgtacatatatatgtgtacatgtgaCCAATTTGATGACAATTTAGTTTTCACTGTTACCGCTTCCTTTATGTTTTCCATCGCACCACGGTTGATTTTTACTTGTTCCGCAAGCACAGTACCAATAAACCTATGTTTTAcgttttgttaaaaaaatgtgaaaacgTTCTAATTAATTTGCATTATTCTGATGTTGCGGGTTActacttttaaattatattagtaatatattCACACATACACAAttgttcatatgtatatatatatatatatatatatatatatatatatatatacgaatgtatgtatgtattatatatatgggtTTATTCTTTCCATATATGCGCATTTATTAGTTCCCTTTTCATACTGCGCTATTTGTTATACCTTATTTTTCTGTACTTTGACAAGGTACGGATCTAATGAGTCTGTTTTTACCACTGGATCGTGCGGCCACCATTCTCCCCAACTCATTTTTCCTGTTTtgatttctttatttatttccttACAATATGTATTTGTTTCGAATTGTGTGTTCGTGTACTTGATCGTATATGCGTATGTGTGTGCGTGTGTTGCCTTACTATCTGTTCCGTTTTTATTAAGTTtactctttttctttcttaaaaattcctctataatgtataaaattcGAACAAcatttcaaataatttatattttcttctttcacCCTATTCTCattgatatattttgtacatactttttgaatttataatttcttgttaaaatataatttctatGTGGAACTTCAGCTTTTtcatgaattataaaaaaaaaaaaaaggaataataacGTAGAAATACAAgtatttattaagaaaaataattttttattaaattttcattacaCTTGTAAAATGGAACTGATGatgtatgtattaaatatacaatttctctgtaaatttttaagggtattttcgaattttttttttttttttttcaaatatattttttattagctTAAGCAGTTCTTATGAATACTACGCTATatataaacgaaaaaaattacatataaaataaagaatatatacgtttatttctttttttctaaaaaaataaaattaaaacacgTTTCCTTTTCAAACGGTTTGCATAATGTACGaatgaaaata
The window above is part of the Plasmodium malariae genome assembly, chromosome: 10 genome. Proteins encoded here:
- the PmUG01_10034100 gene encoding CDGSH iron-sulfur domain-containing protein, putative, with translation MSWGEWWPHDPVVKTDSLDPYLVKVQKNKVYWYCACGTSKNQPWCDGKHKGSGIKPLMYIPQSSGYRLLCGCRKSTHLPHYDFADLWVRANKNVPKAALFTYVALFSFGIMTSWLFHP